The Manis javanica isolate MJ-LG chromosome 4, MJ_LKY, whole genome shotgun sequence genome contains a region encoding:
- the CEP131 gene encoding centrosomal protein of 131 kDa isoform X1 translates to MRGSRAVRGAPGPPESSPEGVDLSLTGLPPPVTRRPSSASSIKPIARPVSAALGGEPGSLAREATEPGSPRATNKLRRPNSTTQVPQPQASQAWASPPGPAESPGFMTLFEGGPGGTKRLASPSKASRERGAAWPMPDDQPRAFSLPPATQSPSTLSTPGGPRRRECTVPLAPNFTANNRSSKGAVGNRVTTMVHNRCGLLEKAPPPRSSSRSPCPLNNLVKAAAEEGKGSDLETPQKNVASSNLVAGNSAGVAADSTARPRLKAVTEEEAERFIHQVNQAAITIQRWYRHQAHQHRARAASLEHLLASKRQKQEQQLGGGNVLDLHHQKEAARRKAREEKARQARRAAIQELQRKRAQKSGNTERGLPEEARGTGKPQPAQGPPPRPGTAQQTCKARNSGTGFHTAGPEDPCQPAPDWSLEPRQIAEDKPQDASSQDVAGEGLEAVSPAADRAASRATLDQLLDTLKLLEEEPEPLPRPRANPRGRYAWIGEDEASSLTADNLEELGKLSASDGPAEDGMLLSEAKLQSVLNFLHELDLEESGPGRPASAPQGLVLEEQPGRPEPRSEVSPSVMRLRPEVEKQQAAVLLQRALAQWRDLTVRQARETEEELGRQQREHYEATIQRHLCFIDQLIEDKKVLAEKCEAVVAELKQRDQRRREHEAQMRAHHELEIKKLKELMSATERVRREKWINEKTRKIKEITVRGLEPEIQKLVARHKQEVARLRSLHEAELVQADQRAAQRCDHQVKELREHLQREKEALAQQERERARQCFERQLEQEQWALEQQRRRLYSEVAEEKEQLGQQAARQRAELEELRLRLEESCSAESRALRAEFEKGREGQEQQHQMELKALKDQLAVERQLWEASCAKKEEAWLLRRERELREETRRDRDKEIELVVHRLEADMTLAREESERASESRVKRVRDKYEAELTELAQSERRLQEQCTELKGRLAEAEGESGRLQGLLRQKDKELAGVAAVNAQLAGERSRLSQVLRQEFADRLAASEEENRQVRAQLAELQARQQLELEQLAREKQAELEEVHGRVKMALVKKEETVSSLRRQHEAAVKRADHLEELLRQCRRPVPSTK, encoded by the exons GAGGCCACAGAGCCCGGAAGCCCTCGGGCCACCAACAAGCTCCGAAGACCCAACAGCACCACGCAGGTCCCCCAGCCACAAGccagccaggcctgggccagCCCCCCCGG GCCTGCCGAGTCCCCTGGCTTCATGACGCTCTTTGAGGGTGGCCCCGGCGGGACAAAGAGGCTGGCAAGCCCCAGCAAAGCGTCCCGTGAGAGGGGAGCCGCGTGGCCCATGCCG GATGACCAGCCCCGGGCCTTCAGCTTGCCGCCTGCCACCCAGAgccccagcaccctcagcacaCCAGGGGGCCCCCGGAGGAGAGAGTGCACCGTGCCCCTGGCACCCAACTTCACTGCCAACAACAG GAGCAGCAAGGGAGCCGTGGGCAACCGCGTCACCACTATGGTGCACAACCGCTGCGGCCTCTTGGAGAAGGCTCCGCCCCCGAGGAGCTCCAGCCGCTCGCCCTGCCCCCTCAA CAACCTCGTCAAGGCAGCCGCCGAGGAGGGCAAGGGCAGCGATCTGGAGACACCGCAGAAGAACGTCGCCAGCAGCAACCTTGTGGCCGGGAACAGTGCTGGGGTGGCTGCAGACTCCACAGCCCGGCCCAGGCTAAAGGCGGtgacagaggaggaggctgaaaG GTTCATCCACCAGGTGAACCAGGCCGCCATCACCATCCAGCGCTGGTACCGCCACCAGGCACATCAACACCGAGCCAGAGCTGCCAGCCTGGAGCACCTGCTGGCGTCCAAGCGACAG AAGCAGGAACAGCAGCTTGGAGGGGGAAATGTCTTGGACCTACACCACCAGAAGGaggcagccaggaggaaggcccgGGAGGAGAAAGCGCGCCAGGCCAGGCGAGCAGCCATTCAG GAGCTGCAGCGGAAGCGAGCCCAGAAGTCAGGCAACACTGAGCGTGGGCTGCCCGAGGAGGCCAGGGGGACAGGGAAGCCCCAGCCCGCCCAGGGGCCACCCCCGAGGCCTGGGACAGCTCAGCAGACCTGCAAGGCCAGGAACTCAG GGACTGGCTTCCACACTGCAGGCCCAGAGGACCCCTGCCAGCCTGCCCCCGACTGGTCCCTGGAGCCCCGGCAGATTGCAGAGGACAAGCCCCAG GATGCCAGCTCCCAGGATGTGGCTGGTGAGGGCCTGGAGGCCGTGAGCCCTGCTGCGGATAGGGCTGCGTCCAGAGCGACCCTAGACCAGCTGCTGGACACTCTGAAGCTGCTGGAGGAGGAGCCTGAGCCACTGCCCCGCCCCAGGGCCAACCCCAGGGGCAGATACGCCTGGATTGGCGAG GACGAGGCCAGCTCCCTGACAGCTGACAACCTGGAGGAACTTGGGAAGCTCAGCGCATCTGACGGCCCCGCCGAGGACGGGATGCTGCTCTCGGAGGCCAAGCTGCAGAGTGTCCTGAACTTCCTGCATGAGCTGGACTTGGAGGAGTCGGGACCGGGCCGGCCAGCCTCGGCCCCCCAG GGGCTGGTGCTGGAGGAGCAGCCAGGGCGCCCGGAGCCCAGGTCCGAGGTGAGCCCCTCCGTGATGCGGCTGCGGCCGGAGGTGGAGAAGCAGCAGGCGGCCGTGCTGCTGCAGAGAGCCCTG GCGCAGTGGCGGGATCTCACCGTCCGGCAGGCCAGGGAGACGGAGGAGGAGCTGGGCCGGCAGCAGCGGGAGCATTACGAAGCCACCATCCAGCGGCACCTGTGCTTCATCGACCAG CTGATTGAAGACAAGAAGGTCCTGGCCGAGAAGTGCGAGGCCGTGGTGGCCGAGCTGAAGCAGAGGGACCAGAGGCGCAGGGAGCACGAGGCCCAGATGCGGGCGCACCACGAGCTG GAGATCAAGAAACTGAAAGAGCTGATGAGCGCCACTGAGAGGGTCCGGAGGGAGAAGTGGATCAACGAGAAGACCCGCAAGATCAAGGAGATCACGGTCAGAG GCCTGGAGCCCGAGATCCAGAAGCTGGTCGCCAGGCATAAGCAGGAGGTGGCGCGGCTGCGGAGCCTGCACGAGGCTGAGCTGGTGCAGGCGGACCAGCGGGCAGCCCAGCGCTGCGACCACCAGGTGAAGGAGCTCCGGGAACACCTGCAGCGGGAGAAGGAGGCCCTGGCACAGCAGGAGAGGGAGCGTGCCCGGCAGTG CTTCGAGCGGCAGCTGGAGCAGGAGCAGTGGGCCCTGGAGCAGCAGCGGCGCCGGCTCTACAGCGAGGTGGCCGAGGAGAAGGAGCAGCTGGGCCAGCAGGCAGCCAG GCAGCGCGCTGAGCTGGAGGAGCTGAGGCTGCGGCTGGAGGAGAGCTGCTCCGCGGAGAGCCGGGCCCTCAGGGCCGAGTttgagaagggaagggaggggcaagAGCAGCAGCACCAG ATGGAGCTGAAGGCCCTGAAGGACCAGCTGGCAGTGGAGCGGCAGCTGTGGGAGGCCAGCTGCGCCAAGAAGGAG GAAGCATGGCTGCTGAGGCGGGAACGGGAGCTGAGGGAGGAGACGCGGAGAGACCGGGACAAGGAGATCGAGCTGGTGGTCCACCGGCTGGAGGCGGACATGACGCTGGCCAGGGAGGAGAGCGAGAGGGCCTCCGAGAGCCG CGTCAAGCGCGTCCGGGACAAGTACGAGGCGGAGCTCACGGAGCTGGCACAGTCCGAGCGGAGGCTCCAGGAACAGTGCACAGAACTGAAGGGGCGCCTCGCAGAGGCCGAAGGGGAGAGCGGGCGCCTGCAGGGCCTGCTGCGGCAGAAGGACAAGGAGCTGGCCGGCGTGGCGGCG GTGAATGCGCAGCTGGCCGGGGAGCGCAGCCGCCTGTCCCAGGTGCTCCGCCAGGAGTTCGCCGACAGGCTGGCGGCCTCTGAGGAGGAGAACCGGCAGGTCCGGGCCCAGCTGGCAGAGCTGCAGGCGCGCCAgcagctggagctggagcagctGGCACGAGAGAAGCAGGCGGAGCTTGAGGAGGTGCATGGGAG GGTGAAGATGGCCCTGGTAAAGAAGGAGGAGACTGTGAGCAGCCTGCGGAGGCAGCACGAG GCGGCGGTGAAGCGGGCTGACCACCTGGAGGAGCTGCTGCGGCAATGCCGGCGGCCAGTCCCAAGCACCAAGTGA
- the CEP131 gene encoding centrosomal protein of 131 kDa isoform X2, with protein MTLFEGGPGGTKRLASPSKASRERGAAWPMPDDQPRAFSLPPATQSPSTLSTPGGPRRRECTVPLAPNFTANNRSSKGAVGNRVTTMVHNRCGLLEKAPPPRSSSRSPCPLNNLVKAAAEEGKGSDLETPQKNVASSNLVAGNSAGVAADSTARPRLKAVTEEEAERFIHQVNQAAITIQRWYRHQAHQHRARAASLEHLLASKRQKQEQQLGGGNVLDLHHQKEAARRKAREEKARQARRAAIQELQRKRAQKSGNTERGLPEEARGTGKPQPAQGPPPRPGTAQQTCKARNSGTGFHTAGPEDPCQPAPDWSLEPRQIAEDKPQDASSQDVAGEGLEAVSPAADRAASRATLDQLLDTLKLLEEEPEPLPRPRANPRGRYAWIGEDEASSLTADNLEELGKLSASDGPAEDGMLLSEAKLQSVLNFLHELDLEESGPGRPASAPQGLVLEEQPGRPEPRSEVSPSVMRLRPEVEKQQAAVLLQRALAQWRDLTVRQARETEEELGRQQREHYEATIQRHLCFIDQLIEDKKVLAEKCEAVVAELKQRDQRRREHEAQMRAHHELEIKKLKELMSATERVRREKWINEKTRKIKEITVRGLEPEIQKLVARHKQEVARLRSLHEAELVQADQRAAQRCDHQVKELREHLQREKEALAQQERERARQCFERQLEQEQWALEQQRRRLYSEVAEEKEQLGQQAARQRAELEELRLRLEESCSAESRALRAEFEKGREGQEQQHQMELKALKDQLAVERQLWEASCAKKEEAWLLRRERELREETRRDRDKEIELVVHRLEADMTLAREESERASESRVKRVRDKYEAELTELAQSERRLQEQCTELKGRLAEAEGESGRLQGLLRQKDKELAGVAAVNAQLAGERSRLSQVLRQEFADRLAASEEENRQVRAQLAELQARQQLELEQLAREKQAELEEVHGRVKMALVKKEETVSSLRRQHEAAVKRADHLEELLRQCRRPVPSTK; from the exons ATGACGCTCTTTGAGGGTGGCCCCGGCGGGACAAAGAGGCTGGCAAGCCCCAGCAAAGCGTCCCGTGAGAGGGGAGCCGCGTGGCCCATGCCG GATGACCAGCCCCGGGCCTTCAGCTTGCCGCCTGCCACCCAGAgccccagcaccctcagcacaCCAGGGGGCCCCCGGAGGAGAGAGTGCACCGTGCCCCTGGCACCCAACTTCACTGCCAACAACAG GAGCAGCAAGGGAGCCGTGGGCAACCGCGTCACCACTATGGTGCACAACCGCTGCGGCCTCTTGGAGAAGGCTCCGCCCCCGAGGAGCTCCAGCCGCTCGCCCTGCCCCCTCAA CAACCTCGTCAAGGCAGCCGCCGAGGAGGGCAAGGGCAGCGATCTGGAGACACCGCAGAAGAACGTCGCCAGCAGCAACCTTGTGGCCGGGAACAGTGCTGGGGTGGCTGCAGACTCCACAGCCCGGCCCAGGCTAAAGGCGGtgacagaggaggaggctgaaaG GTTCATCCACCAGGTGAACCAGGCCGCCATCACCATCCAGCGCTGGTACCGCCACCAGGCACATCAACACCGAGCCAGAGCTGCCAGCCTGGAGCACCTGCTGGCGTCCAAGCGACAG AAGCAGGAACAGCAGCTTGGAGGGGGAAATGTCTTGGACCTACACCACCAGAAGGaggcagccaggaggaaggcccgGGAGGAGAAAGCGCGCCAGGCCAGGCGAGCAGCCATTCAG GAGCTGCAGCGGAAGCGAGCCCAGAAGTCAGGCAACACTGAGCGTGGGCTGCCCGAGGAGGCCAGGGGGACAGGGAAGCCCCAGCCCGCCCAGGGGCCACCCCCGAGGCCTGGGACAGCTCAGCAGACCTGCAAGGCCAGGAACTCAG GGACTGGCTTCCACACTGCAGGCCCAGAGGACCCCTGCCAGCCTGCCCCCGACTGGTCCCTGGAGCCCCGGCAGATTGCAGAGGACAAGCCCCAG GATGCCAGCTCCCAGGATGTGGCTGGTGAGGGCCTGGAGGCCGTGAGCCCTGCTGCGGATAGGGCTGCGTCCAGAGCGACCCTAGACCAGCTGCTGGACACTCTGAAGCTGCTGGAGGAGGAGCCTGAGCCACTGCCCCGCCCCAGGGCCAACCCCAGGGGCAGATACGCCTGGATTGGCGAG GACGAGGCCAGCTCCCTGACAGCTGACAACCTGGAGGAACTTGGGAAGCTCAGCGCATCTGACGGCCCCGCCGAGGACGGGATGCTGCTCTCGGAGGCCAAGCTGCAGAGTGTCCTGAACTTCCTGCATGAGCTGGACTTGGAGGAGTCGGGACCGGGCCGGCCAGCCTCGGCCCCCCAG GGGCTGGTGCTGGAGGAGCAGCCAGGGCGCCCGGAGCCCAGGTCCGAGGTGAGCCCCTCCGTGATGCGGCTGCGGCCGGAGGTGGAGAAGCAGCAGGCGGCCGTGCTGCTGCAGAGAGCCCTG GCGCAGTGGCGGGATCTCACCGTCCGGCAGGCCAGGGAGACGGAGGAGGAGCTGGGCCGGCAGCAGCGGGAGCATTACGAAGCCACCATCCAGCGGCACCTGTGCTTCATCGACCAG CTGATTGAAGACAAGAAGGTCCTGGCCGAGAAGTGCGAGGCCGTGGTGGCCGAGCTGAAGCAGAGGGACCAGAGGCGCAGGGAGCACGAGGCCCAGATGCGGGCGCACCACGAGCTG GAGATCAAGAAACTGAAAGAGCTGATGAGCGCCACTGAGAGGGTCCGGAGGGAGAAGTGGATCAACGAGAAGACCCGCAAGATCAAGGAGATCACGGTCAGAG GCCTGGAGCCCGAGATCCAGAAGCTGGTCGCCAGGCATAAGCAGGAGGTGGCGCGGCTGCGGAGCCTGCACGAGGCTGAGCTGGTGCAGGCGGACCAGCGGGCAGCCCAGCGCTGCGACCACCAGGTGAAGGAGCTCCGGGAACACCTGCAGCGGGAGAAGGAGGCCCTGGCACAGCAGGAGAGGGAGCGTGCCCGGCAGTG CTTCGAGCGGCAGCTGGAGCAGGAGCAGTGGGCCCTGGAGCAGCAGCGGCGCCGGCTCTACAGCGAGGTGGCCGAGGAGAAGGAGCAGCTGGGCCAGCAGGCAGCCAG GCAGCGCGCTGAGCTGGAGGAGCTGAGGCTGCGGCTGGAGGAGAGCTGCTCCGCGGAGAGCCGGGCCCTCAGGGCCGAGTttgagaagggaagggaggggcaagAGCAGCAGCACCAG ATGGAGCTGAAGGCCCTGAAGGACCAGCTGGCAGTGGAGCGGCAGCTGTGGGAGGCCAGCTGCGCCAAGAAGGAG GAAGCATGGCTGCTGAGGCGGGAACGGGAGCTGAGGGAGGAGACGCGGAGAGACCGGGACAAGGAGATCGAGCTGGTGGTCCACCGGCTGGAGGCGGACATGACGCTGGCCAGGGAGGAGAGCGAGAGGGCCTCCGAGAGCCG CGTCAAGCGCGTCCGGGACAAGTACGAGGCGGAGCTCACGGAGCTGGCACAGTCCGAGCGGAGGCTCCAGGAACAGTGCACAGAACTGAAGGGGCGCCTCGCAGAGGCCGAAGGGGAGAGCGGGCGCCTGCAGGGCCTGCTGCGGCAGAAGGACAAGGAGCTGGCCGGCGTGGCGGCG GTGAATGCGCAGCTGGCCGGGGAGCGCAGCCGCCTGTCCCAGGTGCTCCGCCAGGAGTTCGCCGACAGGCTGGCGGCCTCTGAGGAGGAGAACCGGCAGGTCCGGGCCCAGCTGGCAGAGCTGCAGGCGCGCCAgcagctggagctggagcagctGGCACGAGAGAAGCAGGCGGAGCTTGAGGAGGTGCATGGGAG GGTGAAGATGGCCCTGGTAAAGAAGGAGGAGACTGTGAGCAGCCTGCGGAGGCAGCACGAG GCGGCGGTGAAGCGGGCTGACCACCTGGAGGAGCTGCTGCGGCAATGCCGGCGGCCAGTCCCAAGCACCAAGTGA
- the CEP131 gene encoding centrosomal protein of 131 kDa isoform X4 produces MVHNRCGLLEKAPPPRSSSRSPCPLNNLVKAAAEEGKGSDLETPQKNVASSNLVAGNSAGVAADSTARPRLKAVTEEEAERFIHQVNQAAITIQRWYRHQAHQHRARAASLEHLLASKRQKQEQQLGGGNVLDLHHQKEAARRKAREEKARQARRAAIQELQRKRAQKSGNTERGLPEEARGTGKPQPAQGPPPRPGTAQQTCKARNSGTGFHTAGPEDPCQPAPDWSLEPRQIAEDKPQDASSQDVAGEGLEAVSPAADRAASRATLDQLLDTLKLLEEEPEPLPRPRANPRGRYAWIGEDEASSLTADNLEELGKLSASDGPAEDGMLLSEAKLQSVLNFLHELDLEESGPGRPASAPQGLVLEEQPGRPEPRSEVSPSVMRLRPEVEKQQAAVLLQRALAQWRDLTVRQARETEEELGRQQREHYEATIQRHLCFIDQLIEDKKVLAEKCEAVVAELKQRDQRRREHEAQMRAHHELEIKKLKELMSATERVRREKWINEKTRKIKEITVRGLEPEIQKLVARHKQEVARLRSLHEAELVQADQRAAQRCDHQVKELREHLQREKEALAQQERERARQCFERQLEQEQWALEQQRRRLYSEVAEEKEQLGQQAARQRAELEELRLRLEESCSAESRALRAEFEKGREGQEQQHQMELKALKDQLAVERQLWEASCAKKEEAWLLRRERELREETRRDRDKEIELVVHRLEADMTLAREESERASESRVKRVRDKYEAELTELAQSERRLQEQCTELKGRLAEAEGESGRLQGLLRQKDKELAGVAAVNAQLAGERSRLSQVLRQEFADRLAASEEENRQVRAQLAELQARQQLELEQLAREKQAELEEVHGRVKMALVKKEETVSSLRRQHEAAVKRADHLEELLRQCRRPVPSTK; encoded by the exons ATGGTGCACAACCGCTGCGGCCTCTTGGAGAAGGCTCCGCCCCCGAGGAGCTCCAGCCGCTCGCCCTGCCCCCTCAA CAACCTCGTCAAGGCAGCCGCCGAGGAGGGCAAGGGCAGCGATCTGGAGACACCGCAGAAGAACGTCGCCAGCAGCAACCTTGTGGCCGGGAACAGTGCTGGGGTGGCTGCAGACTCCACAGCCCGGCCCAGGCTAAAGGCGGtgacagaggaggaggctgaaaG GTTCATCCACCAGGTGAACCAGGCCGCCATCACCATCCAGCGCTGGTACCGCCACCAGGCACATCAACACCGAGCCAGAGCTGCCAGCCTGGAGCACCTGCTGGCGTCCAAGCGACAG AAGCAGGAACAGCAGCTTGGAGGGGGAAATGTCTTGGACCTACACCACCAGAAGGaggcagccaggaggaaggcccgGGAGGAGAAAGCGCGCCAGGCCAGGCGAGCAGCCATTCAG GAGCTGCAGCGGAAGCGAGCCCAGAAGTCAGGCAACACTGAGCGTGGGCTGCCCGAGGAGGCCAGGGGGACAGGGAAGCCCCAGCCCGCCCAGGGGCCACCCCCGAGGCCTGGGACAGCTCAGCAGACCTGCAAGGCCAGGAACTCAG GGACTGGCTTCCACACTGCAGGCCCAGAGGACCCCTGCCAGCCTGCCCCCGACTGGTCCCTGGAGCCCCGGCAGATTGCAGAGGACAAGCCCCAG GATGCCAGCTCCCAGGATGTGGCTGGTGAGGGCCTGGAGGCCGTGAGCCCTGCTGCGGATAGGGCTGCGTCCAGAGCGACCCTAGACCAGCTGCTGGACACTCTGAAGCTGCTGGAGGAGGAGCCTGAGCCACTGCCCCGCCCCAGGGCCAACCCCAGGGGCAGATACGCCTGGATTGGCGAG GACGAGGCCAGCTCCCTGACAGCTGACAACCTGGAGGAACTTGGGAAGCTCAGCGCATCTGACGGCCCCGCCGAGGACGGGATGCTGCTCTCGGAGGCCAAGCTGCAGAGTGTCCTGAACTTCCTGCATGAGCTGGACTTGGAGGAGTCGGGACCGGGCCGGCCAGCCTCGGCCCCCCAG GGGCTGGTGCTGGAGGAGCAGCCAGGGCGCCCGGAGCCCAGGTCCGAGGTGAGCCCCTCCGTGATGCGGCTGCGGCCGGAGGTGGAGAAGCAGCAGGCGGCCGTGCTGCTGCAGAGAGCCCTG GCGCAGTGGCGGGATCTCACCGTCCGGCAGGCCAGGGAGACGGAGGAGGAGCTGGGCCGGCAGCAGCGGGAGCATTACGAAGCCACCATCCAGCGGCACCTGTGCTTCATCGACCAG CTGATTGAAGACAAGAAGGTCCTGGCCGAGAAGTGCGAGGCCGTGGTGGCCGAGCTGAAGCAGAGGGACCAGAGGCGCAGGGAGCACGAGGCCCAGATGCGGGCGCACCACGAGCTG GAGATCAAGAAACTGAAAGAGCTGATGAGCGCCACTGAGAGGGTCCGGAGGGAGAAGTGGATCAACGAGAAGACCCGCAAGATCAAGGAGATCACGGTCAGAG GCCTGGAGCCCGAGATCCAGAAGCTGGTCGCCAGGCATAAGCAGGAGGTGGCGCGGCTGCGGAGCCTGCACGAGGCTGAGCTGGTGCAGGCGGACCAGCGGGCAGCCCAGCGCTGCGACCACCAGGTGAAGGAGCTCCGGGAACACCTGCAGCGGGAGAAGGAGGCCCTGGCACAGCAGGAGAGGGAGCGTGCCCGGCAGTG CTTCGAGCGGCAGCTGGAGCAGGAGCAGTGGGCCCTGGAGCAGCAGCGGCGCCGGCTCTACAGCGAGGTGGCCGAGGAGAAGGAGCAGCTGGGCCAGCAGGCAGCCAG GCAGCGCGCTGAGCTGGAGGAGCTGAGGCTGCGGCTGGAGGAGAGCTGCTCCGCGGAGAGCCGGGCCCTCAGGGCCGAGTttgagaagggaagggaggggcaagAGCAGCAGCACCAG ATGGAGCTGAAGGCCCTGAAGGACCAGCTGGCAGTGGAGCGGCAGCTGTGGGAGGCCAGCTGCGCCAAGAAGGAG GAAGCATGGCTGCTGAGGCGGGAACGGGAGCTGAGGGAGGAGACGCGGAGAGACCGGGACAAGGAGATCGAGCTGGTGGTCCACCGGCTGGAGGCGGACATGACGCTGGCCAGGGAGGAGAGCGAGAGGGCCTCCGAGAGCCG CGTCAAGCGCGTCCGGGACAAGTACGAGGCGGAGCTCACGGAGCTGGCACAGTCCGAGCGGAGGCTCCAGGAACAGTGCACAGAACTGAAGGGGCGCCTCGCAGAGGCCGAAGGGGAGAGCGGGCGCCTGCAGGGCCTGCTGCGGCAGAAGGACAAGGAGCTGGCCGGCGTGGCGGCG GTGAATGCGCAGCTGGCCGGGGAGCGCAGCCGCCTGTCCCAGGTGCTCCGCCAGGAGTTCGCCGACAGGCTGGCGGCCTCTGAGGAGGAGAACCGGCAGGTCCGGGCCCAGCTGGCAGAGCTGCAGGCGCGCCAgcagctggagctggagcagctGGCACGAGAGAAGCAGGCGGAGCTTGAGGAGGTGCATGGGAG GGTGAAGATGGCCCTGGTAAAGAAGGAGGAGACTGTGAGCAGCCTGCGGAGGCAGCACGAG GCGGCGGTGAAGCGGGCTGACCACCTGGAGGAGCTGCTGCGGCAATGCCGGCGGCCAGTCCCAAGCACCAAGTGA